Below is a genomic region from Geoglobus acetivorans.
TGCAGATGCAAGTGTTGAGGAAAGCATGGAGGCTATTGTAAATGGCGCCTACGATGAAGCGAGAGTTTCTGCAATTAAAGCAAAAGAGTATGTTGGGGAAGCGAGGAAGATTTACGGAGACGTAAAGCCTTATCTGAGCAAAGAAAATTCGAAGCTCTTCGAAACGCTCATCGAGTACGAGGACAGGTGGGCGACACTCACATATAAAACCGCAAACGTCAGGGAGCTTGGCAGCACACTCTCTAACCAGCTGCTTGAGGAAAATGTTGAGCTTGCCCTTCCAAAGGTCGAGCTTCTTGAAAGGGCTTACAGGGAGAATGCGGATGACTGGAAAGAACTTGCCGACTTTCTTAACGCCAACATCAATACTCTGCAGAATGTTGGCATAGACAAAGGTGAGGTGGAGGCGATTTATGCACTGTCCACATCGACCTATGAGCTTGCCGACTCTCTTTCCGAGTACAAAATCTTGCTGAAGGCTCAGGTGGAGAGTTACACGCCTGTTGCGGAGAGGGAGATTCTGGGGAAGGAGAATACGGGCTTTGAGCTTATCCCTGTGGGTGTTGCAAGCTTTTTCGAGAGTTTTGATTCTGACAAAAATGGGAAGCTTAGCATCGGAGAGGCTCAGGAGTTCTTTTACTGGGTGGAAAACAATGTGGCTTACAGATATGACGATGAAGATGCTGGGAACACGGTTGTTGGTTTTGAGGTGGGTGATGGCAGGGAAGGTGGAGACTACCGGCAGACCCCTGCTGAAACCCTCACCGAAAAAGCTGGAGACTGTGAGGACATGGCGACGCTTGAGGTAGCGTTTTACAGATACTTCGGCATAGATGCATATGTGGTTGGAGTAGATGCATCCACTCCGGGTTGGGTGGATCACGCAGCAGCAATCGTCAGGATAGGAGATAATGCTGAAAGCTTTGAGGAGACACTTGGAAACCTGCTCTACTACAAGCTTGAAAACGTCAAGGACGTTTACGGGAATGAGGTCTCTCCGGGAGTATACATGATAGTGGACAACTCCTATTCCGGGGCTTTCGGATACATAAGTGGTGGAGTTGAGGAAGGGACCTTCACCTTGTACTGCGTCATACCTCTTGACAGGGGTTATGGAGATGAGTGGAACGGGATAGTTGAGAAGTGCGTGAGCATGGATTAGTATCGCAATTGAAATTTAATACAAAATTTAAGCTTCTTCCCAAATCGCACCTCCGCCAATCAAAAGTACATTAACAGCTACGAATTTGTAAACAGACCTCCTCGTATAGCGATGCGAATTCCTCAATCCGAGTGATTTGGCAATCTTGACAGATACCCTCACGAGCTTAGCGGAGGAGAGCTGCAGAGAGCTGCCATTGCGAGAGCTATATCTCTGAAGCCGGAATTTATTGTATGCGACGAACCAACCTCAATGCTCGATGTATCCACGCAGGCCTCAATAATCCACCTTCTAATGGAACTGCAGAGGAAATTCAAAGTGGCGTATCTTTTCATAACTCATGATGTCGAGCTTGCAAAGTTAATTGCGGACAGAATAGCGATTATGCATGACGGCAGGGTGGTGAAGGTAGTTGAGAATAATGGGGGCATTAAAAACGCTGACCTGCTTTCGGAAACACATACTCTTTCGACTTTTTAGATTTATGGGTCTCTGAGCCTGTGTTTGCTTGCCTTTAACCACAGGCAGGGATTGGCTAATCAATCCTGCCCTTCGTGCTCCTTACGTCTTCAGCTTCCTTCAAAGCCTGTCTTAACGCCAGAGCGAGAGCCTTGAATGCGCTCTCCATCTTGTGGTGTTCGTTCCTGCCCTTCACCTGAATGTAAACATTAACGCCGGCATTCCTGCAGAATGTGTCGAGGAAATGAACGGCGTTCTCTCCCCTTATTCCAGCATCTCCAAACTCTCCTTCAAGGACGAAATAGCCCCTCCCGCTTATATCAACTCCGCAAATGGCCACGCTTTCGTCCATCGGCACGATTGCCGAGCCGAACCTGGATAACCTCTTCCCCTCGATTGCCTTTTTGAATGCCCTTCCGAGGGTTATTGCGACATCCTCCACCGTGTGGTGCTCGTCAACGTGCAGATCCCCTCTGGCTTTGATCTCAAGCCCGATTCCCGAGTGAAAGGCGAAGCTTGTGAGCATGTGGTCAAGGAAGCCTATTCCCGTATCTATTTCAATCTCCCCACCTTCGAGAGACAGCTTCACGACAACTTCAACCTCTCTCGTCTTCCTCTCAACCCTGGTCATTTCAATCCTCCTCCAGGGGCAGCACATCTTCCAGCCTGAGTTTCCCGGTGTACAAAGCGCTGCCGATAACCACTCCGGCCGCACCGGCATTTTTAACCTTTTTGACGTCCTCTATGCCTGTTATCCCTCCTGACACTATTACTGGCCTGTTTGCAGCATCTACGACCAGCTTTATGGCATTCTCATCTATCCCCTTCATCAGACCCTCAACGTCCACATTGGTGAAGAGGAAGCTGACGTCAAAGTCTGAGTACATCCTCATGACCTCTAAAGGGCTCAGGCAGGTATTTTCCTTCCAGCCTTTCACGACAACCTTTCCATTCCTTGAATCTATCGCCACCATAACTCTTTCCGGATATTCGTCCGCAAGACTTTTCACGTCGTCCGACATCTCTATTGCCATTGTTCCAACGATAACTCTCTCAACTCCGAGGTCGAGCAGTCTTTTTGCCACTTCAATGCTTCTAATTCCTCCCCCGACCTGAACCTCTGCGAGCTCCGAAATTTTCAGTATCAGGTCTTCGTGAACGAGCCTCCCCTTAAAGCTTCCGCTCAAGTCCACCACATGGAGGATTTTCGCCCCTCTTTCAACCCAGGCTTCCGCGACATTTACCGGATCATCGCTTTCGAAAATAATGTCGTCCTCTTTTCCCTGTCTGAGCTGAACGCACTTTCCATCTTTGATATCTACGGCCGGAATGATTCTGAACATTCTTTCAACTAAGTGCTATAATAAAATAAAAAAGTTTCGAGGAAAAACCTTAGTATTTTATTTTTGGCTTTCTGTAATTTTTTCTGGGAGTGTCCAGCAATTCTTCGAACTCCTCATCGCTTAAAGGCCTGAAATCGTCAAATCCATTGTACCTTTTCCTGCCTTTCAAGCCCGATCTGCCCCTCGTTCAGTTTTTACTGAGCTATTGGCAAACAACACATATATATTTCTTTTGCTGATTTGGACATCTATGCAATCTCTTTTAAAGTAGCTAAAAATTATAAAATATTAGTATACTATATTTCTTATTTTAGTTTTATCTTGTGTTTCTTCTTGAATTCGAGTTTTATCTTGAGTTTTTTGCTGCTCTCATGTTCGACCTCCACCTCTACAGGGAAACCATAGTCGAACTTCACTTCAATGTTGTCAACAAGCATGTGTATTGCATTTTCCTTTTCGATCTGTTCTGCGAGCGATTTCAGGAAGGACAGGAGTTCCTCCTTTGACATGTGTGTTTCGAATTCAACTTCTGCAGTATCGGCCTCTCTCTTTGCGTCTTTACCGCTTATTTCGATCATGCTGTCACCCGTACTGAATTACGATACGAAAGATATAAATTTTCTTAGGAATTTTATACTTAATATGAGTGATTTGCTGGATGCCCTTGGTTCCAAAAAGAGATTGATGATTCTTAGGAGTCTTAGCAGAGGGAATAGGTGTGTTAGCGAACTTATGGATGAGCTGAAAATGGATGGAAAGACAGCAAAATATCATCTGGACAAACTTGAAAGACTGGGAATTGTGTCGAGCTATTTTGAAGGTAAGAGAAGGTATTACCAGCTTGTGAAAGAGGTTGTTATCATGATTTCGCCGCCACCGAACAGGAAATTCGTTGTTGCAGCTTTGGAAAAACACTCATCAGAAATAAGTTTATAATTCCAGAACATTACTTGTCTGGGATGGAAATAGCGATACCCTCAAGTTCTTTAATAAATGAAAGGGATGAAAAAATAAAAATCTACAAAATCGGGCAGATTGCGAGAGCCTGCTCGATCTTCCATGTTAAAAGAATTTATATCTATCCTGATCCCGACTTTGATGAATCTGGTCTCATTAAGGAGGTTCTGGAATACCTTGAAACTCCTCAATATCTTCGGAAATACCTTTTCCCTTTAAAAAAAGAACTCAAATTTGTTGGAACACTACCTCCTTTAAAAATACCATCTCATAAGCCAAAAGATTTAAAAATCGGTGAGGTGAGGGAAGGCATAATCGTCAGGGTTGCTCCTGACGGCACTGCGTGGGCTGATATAGGTACAAAAGCCCTGGCCCTCTACCAAGGAAATGCAGAAAAGGGGGCCCGCGTGACCGTCAGGATCTGTTCGAAGAAGCCGTTGGTGGTAGAAGAGGCGAAGCCGGAAGAGTACTGGGGATATGAGGTTAGGAAAATTCGGCTTGAAAAGCTGGTGAGAAGGGAGGATGCAGTAATCACCTCCCGCAAAGGTATGCTTCCTCGGCCTGAGGAAGTAAAGACCAAAAGGCTCCTGATTTTCGGGAGCCCGGCAGAGGGAGTACACGAAATAGCCGAAAAACTCGGAATACTCCTGGAAAATGTGGATGTGTGGAATATGTTTCCAAATCAGGCTACGCAAACTGTAAGATTGGAAGAGGCAATATTGGGAAGCCTTGCGATTGCAAACTATCTGAAGTGGGTGGTATGAAATGAAGGAACACAGGCCAAGAAGAGGTTCGCTGGGATTTTCTCCCAGAAAGAGAGCGTCCAGTATCATTCCAAGGATAAGGGCTTGGCCCGTAACCAATGATGTCAAACCGCTTGGTTTTGCCGGATATAAGGCCGGAATGACTCATGTTGTGATGGTAGATGATAGAAAGAACTCCCCAACCTATGGAGAGGAAATAGTGGTGCCTGTAACTGTGATAGAGGCTCCACCCATGAAAGTGATGGGTGTGAGGGTGTACAGAGAGACGCAGTACGGCCTGCAAATAGCCGGAGAGGTGTGGGCCACCAACCTCGACGAGCACCTTGCAAGAAGGCTCAACCTTCCAAAGAACGGTAAAAGTGCAGAAGAGCTGAAGAACATCGAAGACATTGCAGAAGTCAGGCTCATAACTTACACCCAGCCGTACAAGGTTACGGGAGTACCCAAGAAAGTTCCGGATGTGATGGAGCAGAAGGTTGGGGGAGATGTGAACTCTGC
It encodes:
- a CDS encoding transglutaminase-like domain-containing protein, translating into MNITAALLIFALLPLSFFISGCSEDGTGQEKIQDSADKISGMINAADASVEESMEAIVNGAYDEARVSAIKAKEYVGEARKIYGDVKPYLSKENSKLFETLIEYEDRWATLTYKTANVRELGSTLSNQLLEENVELALPKVELLERAYRENADDWKELADFLNANINTLQNVGIDKGEVEAIYALSTSTYELADSLSEYKILLKAQVESYTPVAEREILGKENTGFELIPVGVASFFESFDSDKNGKLSIGEAQEFFYWVENNVAYRYDDEDAGNTVVGFEVGDGREGGDYRQTPAETLTEKAGDCEDMATLEVAFYRYFGIDAYVVGVDASTPGWVDHAAAIVRIGDNAESFEETLGNLLYYKLENVKDVYGNEVSPGVYMIVDNSYSGAFGYISGGVEEGTFTLYCVIPLDRGYGDEWNGIVEKCVSMD
- the hisB gene encoding imidazoleglycerol-phosphate dehydratase HisB, encoding MTRVERKTREVEVVVKLSLEGGEIEIDTGIGFLDHMLTSFAFHSGIGLEIKARGDLHVDEHHTVEDVAITLGRAFKKAIEGKRLSRFGSAIVPMDESVAICGVDISGRGYFVLEGEFGDAGIRGENAVHFLDTFCRNAGVNVYIQVKGRNEHHKMESAFKALALALRQALKEAEDVRSTKGRID
- the hisA gene encoding 1-(5-phosphoribosyl)-5-[(5-phosphoribosylamino)methylideneamino]imidazole-4-carboxamide isomerase, translated to MFRIIPAVDIKDGKCVQLRQGKEDDIIFESDDPVNVAEAWVERGAKILHVVDLSGSFKGRLVHEDLILKISELAEVQVGGGIRSIEVAKRLLDLGVERVIVGTMAIEMSDDVKSLADEYPERVMVAIDSRNGKVVVKGWKENTCLSPLEVMRMYSDFDVSFLFTNVDVEGLMKGIDENAIKLVVDAANRPVIVSGGITGIEDVKKVKNAGAAGVVIGSALYTGKLRLEDVLPLEED
- a CDS encoding amphi-Trp domain-containing protein is translated as MIEISGKDAKREADTAEVEFETHMSKEELLSFLKSLAEQIEKENAIHMLVDNIEVKFDYGFPVEVEVEHESSKKLKIKLEFKKKHKIKLK
- a CDS encoding metalloregulator ArsR/SmtB family transcription factor — translated: MSDLLDALGSKKRLMILRSLSRGNRCVSELMDELKMDGKTAKYHLDKLERLGIVSSYFEGKRRYYQLVKEVVIMISPPPNRKFVVAALEKHSSEISL
- a CDS encoding putative RNA uridine N3 methyltransferase, with the translated sequence MEIAIPSSSLINERDEKIKIYKIGQIARACSIFHVKRIYIYPDPDFDESGLIKEVLEYLETPQYLRKYLFPLKKELKFVGTLPPLKIPSHKPKDLKIGEVREGIIVRVAPDGTAWADIGTKALALYQGNAEKGARVTVRICSKKPLVVEEAKPEEYWGYEVRKIRLEKLVRREDAVITSRKGMLPRPEEVKTKRLLIFGSPAEGVHEIAEKLGILLENVDVWNMFPNQATQTVRLEEAILGSLAIANYLKWVV
- a CDS encoding 50S ribosomal protein L3, whose protein sequence is MKEHRPRRGSLGFSPRKRASSIIPRIRAWPVTNDVKPLGFAGYKAGMTHVVMVDDRKNSPTYGEEIVVPVTVIEAPPMKVMGVRVYRETQYGLQIAGEVWATNLDEHLARRLNLPKNGKSAEELKNIEDIAEVRLITYTQPYKVTGVPKKVPDVMEQKVGGDVNSALDYAVSKLGSEIRVSEVFGEGAFIDVLSITKGKGFQGPVKRWGVITLNAKHARSSKHRRVGTLGPWNPHHVRWTVPQAGQMGFHQRTEYNKRVLKIGENGDEVTPAGGFPHYGVVKNDYVLVSGSVPGPVKRLVRMRDAIRPPRNVYEGINLVYVSTSSKQGR